The Dysidea avara chromosome 11, odDysAvar1.4, whole genome shotgun sequence genome includes the window tcagttagaagaagttaccttttagagagttcagctacaaagaaaccattctgtaaagagctcagctgcaaacaaatcgcctgtacagaattcagctacaaacaaattaccctgtagagagatcagctagaagaagttaccttgtagatcgttcagctacaaacaattcaccctgtagagagagcatctagaagagtcatcttgtagagtgttcagttaaaaagaaaccaccgtggagatttctgtaataaatatacgtgttatatatataatttgtacatttactgataaaatatttaaagtatatctacttcatcttttcttcttcctgtggtaaagaaaaaaagataggttaaaaaagtcccaaagccggctataggccagctttggggtatacaaatacaaaaagaaatgaaatctaatccaaaacagccaagctgtaaaaaaagtgtgcggccctcaaaaaggctatggtgaaaaaagatgtgaaatccaaggtggcggccaagaaatggctgtgatggtaggttaatagtaaaaattttaataatgacaattcaggtgtattttgtgccaagaccaagcggcacaaaaattcacctgaattgtcgttattaaaatttttaccattaacctaccatcacagccatttcttggccgccaccttggatttcacatcttttttcaccatagcctttttgagggccgcacactttttttacagcttggctgttttggattagatatactaTTAGTAGacattccagcccaatttttaaattttggaaaaatgggttttttatatactcaatagatagagtattgatagccgatctcagaaatatatagtttgttgggttggaattagctactttggcatgcacagtgcttaaaaactgaaaaaaggtacattttttctccagggctccccatacattttaaagggaaatatggcacaattgaatcaggaagccatctagcaatctggactgtcttgaaactgcagttgcttttagctgcaagtttgtacatgtaatgagaataACTTCCGATCAtatcggatctcagcgatctttatatgctttgtggtgagcagatatgtttcacctactgcagacttctcaatacaatggtgtatatttATAGGtgagtggctatctcaagtaagtaaaaacaccaagttaacaacttataaaggtaaacaactacagtggaggtgccacaatgatgcaacaatacttgaggtggagttgtggtttcaattatggcattgttatacagactttgaagtggtttatacttttgagctgatgacacaaccatcagaaaattgctctggagctgaaaatcgctaacccgagcgaagtaactacgcactttaaagtaagcaccagtgactaccttccacccgacagtacgtttttaaaagttttaaagtattcggcatacattgcatggcttgaaaagattacaaaacaacacaaaacttacttatatgtaacgtgcacgataaaactaagattttcatgatgatcaacgtgtggacaaaccccacagcgattctcatcctcattggagctcggacgacggagcaatcccaagtttaaacacgagttgttattttgtgccagggttctattggggaatatacggagaattttttaattaaaaaatctcggatactggaatgcctactattagtATAACATATTACGGCGATAACATACTATGTACAAATACTACGAGAACAGAGAGTAAAGGCGGTATATAGAATATGATATAACATTGACTTACGAACGACAAATGCAAACACCTCGCCCAACTCCATCATGGTCTTCGTCGGGTACTCGACTCCTACGTAAGATTAATTTTATTAACCACATGAATTAAAATTCCACCTGAAATTCCCAGCACGTGGTTTGGTTCAGATTTGCAAATAAATTTCTGATGTACAGTCATGTAcctatttgtatttgtattttaaggataaagacttatgcctgtacatccataaacattatgtagctacattgctattctaattactatactgTAATGTCTGTCCAggagtgttttaaaatcattgacagaggaagaatcaacaatagattggggtaaccaattccagtcattgattactctatAAAAATTAGATATTGTATATGAATTAGCGTGATGCTTGAATAATTTCtttgtgtgacctcttgttgCAGTAGAAGTAgatggggtaaataaatgattatCTATGTGAGAATTTGGTACAAGTAGATCAAATCACCCCTTCGTCTACGATGTTGTAAAGATGGTAGGTTTAGATGTCTTAATCTGTCGTAGTATGATAAATGGCtgatagatggaatcattctGGTTGCTTTACGCTGTAGTCTTTCAAGGttttgattgtcaagtgtgtaagaaggtctccatatgacattgttatattcaaATTGGGCCAACAATTAAGGTTTATATGGCATCAGAGTCTTTACACTCAAATGATAATATGATAGGCCTGTTGACTACTGTGTCTGTGTGaatatgaaattttaattttgagtcAATTTGTATGCCAATATATATATCTTGAATGTTATCCAATGGATTCCTGCTATAGTATAATTGCTGGTGTATGGAGCATTGCCAATAAGTAAGACCTTGCATTTTAATATATAAAAAGATAATAACCAACGTTTTGACCAGTCAAGCAAGATATTTATCATTTTGCAGTACAAGGCAGTCTCAAGAAGAACGGCCGATAGTGTAATAGAGCTTTATATCATCTACAAACATCAGTAACTGACTGGAGACAAGTGACGGCAGTTCATTAACATATAGAGAAAACAATAACATACCAAGTATGGAGCCCTGTGGGACTTTGCTGGACACCTGTACCCAAGATGAcaaaaaaccattaattttgacATATTGACATCGACCTGTAAGAAAACTTTTGAACCAGCTCAAAGGTTGACTGTTCATTCCATATGCTTGAAGTTTCAATAAAAGTCCGGTATGTGGGATGCTGTCAAATGCTAATAAACCAGTAGAGAGATGTTCATCGAGTGATAAGGTCCAATCATTAATTTTAAAGCATGTAGTAGTTGAGTGAAACATGACCTTCTAGGATGTAGTTATTGGTAAGTTAGCACTGTCTTGATTGTAGTGTAAAGTGATAAAGTGACTGAACAAATCACTAGGTCACAGTTAGCTAACTACATGTCTAATGTTTGGGTGTTGTTAATATTGTAAAGCTAGCCAATCTCATACATGCAATTTCATGATCACAAGCTGCAACTGAATTAAAGCTTCTGTAAATCCATTTTCTTTACAAATAGTTAAATGCAAGGACTCTTATATGATTGGTTATAGGTAAAATGACCGCTGTGAACACACCCAGGTCAAAAGCTTGTAGGAATCTTAATGATCAAGCAAAATTCTTATAATTGCAACATTTGTTGAAGGAAAATAGTCCTTTCCTTGCACAAATCTTGCAAGATTTTCATCTTTCATATTTTTACCTGGGAATAATCTACAAGTTTAAGTAGATGAGGTGTCAAAGTAGCCAGACATCCCATCAGCATCTGTATATTGCAAGCTATAAGGTAATGGGACACATTATTTTATTATGTACaccagtggcggaggaagtagttgatatgagggggggctctgctgagctgacccagacttatttctatagtttggtaaggtgagaccaaaaaaaaaaaaaaaaaaaaaaaggtcacaaccaactcacaagagctttccatctcaccagctaccatttctagttgataaactacataaaaatccttacatagctcgctacacactgactactttattagagtgactgctctattagagtatctcgatctttgtcacggttttcagccccactccaagaaagataatttcattctgagggggggctaagccccccctcagcagacctagggggggctttagcctcctagcccccccccctttccgccgcctatgatgtACACTAAAAAGAGAATAAtatatgtatagcatttaaCATAACACATTTTAGAGTTATTGTAATATGTATCTTAGATTAGAATTGTCTAATTTAGCTGCAAGTTCTTTTGTAGTGGTTTTTAAGTGTAGCTGTCTCCATTGTTCCAGTACCATGGTAACAGATTAAGTATTATCTGTCATACTTATTCTGATTTGTTCAATGATGTGAGTCACTAATCCCTAGCACACTAGCTAGCTCCTCCCACTTTTCTGCAGGACAATTTGCAGTGATAACAGCAAACATATTATCTAACACATCTGGCCGCTGATTAGTTAGCATTGCCTTAGGCAATTGTTTACGCACTGGACAAACGAATATTAAGTTATGCAATTTCATTGCACATATTAGTTTAGATGTTATATCTTTGTGTCCTGAATGTGCTGTCTCCTCATTTAGACAACACAATAACTTCTGAAGGACTCCATTTCCTTTGTGCTTTAGAAGCTGCAGAAGTTTTTGGGCCCTTTTTGAAGAAGGAATATTGTGAGATTGACAATCAAACAATTCATCGTTAGTTAACAGGCCATGTTTCAGCAAATAAGGTGGCAATGTATCCAAATTAATTAATGTAGTGAATTTCACGGCTACATCATTGAGAACTTTATTTGTGGTATCTAAaaataaacaataattattttattcaacTAATATTATAATACCGAATTCTGTGGTGGGAGCAACTAAAGTATCTTGACTGACATTAATGGTTTTAGCTGGCTCTTCTGAGATTGGTACTTCTCTTTCACTATCTGTAGTATAGAAACAAAAGTATGATAAACATTtcaattataataatatatacagACCAATTGGTTTAGAAGTCGACAAACACTTTATAAGTGGTTGAGCAGCTCTAACAGTCACATTTCCATTGGTGACTACATCATCAGCATTAGTACCAGGTTCTTCTAGATCTTGTGCAGTTGCTCTACCATCTATACTAGAAGGAGTTGAGACTGTATTGGGTGGATTAGCTGACTCTATAGGGATGGAGTGGCAGTGATCATGACAACTAAATCAAGTGAGAACAGTGCAGTGAAAGTAAGGTTGCTAGTAGAGATCATTTAACAAAGGGAGATCATCCCCTGACatgtcatggattttttttctcctttctccaccttttcaaacacactttatgcaacaactttaaacaggctgtaggaccaggtgtcatacagaccttcagtagTTGTGCTcagtaaagccttaataaataaattaataaacaaAAAATGTAAGGTAATCCCTATACTTTAGTCatgctatagctatgtatttaCTCTGGCTAAATTTGGCATGCATACATTATGCTGAAGTTTCAGGAAGAATAAGAATCACAGCATAGGGACCAAACATTAAAATTAGCAACattcatgctctaagctttaaTAATTTGTAATGTGTGGTAAGTACCGGGCTTGATGGGAATTGAGAGTAGGCAGGTGGTATGCTCAATTTTTTTGTTACATTTCAAGCAGCACTCAATAATCAAGGCTATTATTATGCTTTCATAATGGCATAGGCTATCTGTTGTTTTTTTAGAATGTACCAAGTCTCAATTGactgtaagtgactgctctattagagtagctatctTGATCCAAGGAAAAGTTAAAGTAATTCTTTTTCATGATTCCCCCTTCACAGGTTCAGTAATAATGAGTCAATATGGCATTCTTTACATTGAGTAGGGTTTTGACAGCCTGTATTCACAGGTTTTATATAACCTTAGGCTTCTCAGTGGCAAATATGATTAACCCCTGCTGGTGAGAAGCAAAGATTGTTTAGAGTACACTTAAAGATACCACTGTAGTGGTTCCTCAAGCATGTGTCTGGACTATACATGTTGCTGGGGTTCAAGACTGGGTCTGgaatttttctgcattcagtaGGATTCTGACATGATAAATTGACTCCACACAGGTCTATAGTGCCGATAATAGTAGGATAGCTAATATGATGACTTGTACTTCACCATTTTGAACTTGTGGTGGCTTCTTGCTCCCATCAATTTCCAAAGTATCTATTTCTCGACTAACTTTAAGTGAATCATTTTCTGGCAAATACACACATAGTATATGTATACTTGTACATGAGTTTGGAACATGCCAAATTTAAATGGTCTACTAGAAAATGGTGTAACGTATAGTAATTATGTTTTGACAAACAAAAAAACTGCCTTGATTCATTGCAGCACTTATTCAGTACCAACTTTAAAATCACATAATTTATCAAATGCACTGCAATATTGTGCATTTTACAGTACAAATTGCTTACCACTGCCTTTAGGCTCCACAATATTCTGCAGAGAATTACTTTGCTCTAGTGCTCCGGAAGATGTTGTTTCACCTAATagaataaataaactagtgtccatttgatTCTACtaggggtacttagagataatgagttactctctagaattcctatggatataattacatgaaaataacaaggagaaaacatcttgaccacctggtagactcctgtaagcgttcgaacgtaaatcagatggctgcaggttcaaggccacctaggtccagtcatggattttttctcctttctccaactgtACAAACataccttaagtagctaaagtctttgagcaggctgtgggaccaggtgccctacagaccttcagcacttgtgctgtaaagcattaataaataaataaataaatgaataatcaGCAAGTATTACTATAGATGTTGATGTACCATTTAATAAAGGTCTTGTCTCATCATCATTATCTTGTTCTTGAATAGTTGGGTTTGTATCATGCTTTCCTTTTCTCTTACagtaacaacaacagcaacaaatcAACAGCATTATGATCAGTGCAAAATATAAACCCGTTACTATTCCTGTCACTAGTACTGTTAGAATTATCTCCCACCTTATAGTTGGTGAATGTCTAGACCCTATTGTAATTGATCAAGGCTTAATCATTCATTATGCAGTACATCGATGCTTACCTGTAACAACTCTGAGGCATGTACCTGCAGAACTAGATCTGAACATTTCATTTCCATATATCAATGACTCATTATATTCACACCAACAAGTGTATGTTCCACCAATATAATGATTCAcatttgatatgttcaatgtTGATCTAACCTGATCAAGCTGATCAATGTTATACTCAGTAATTATTGTGTGTTAATGGCGTACCATTCACACTCCACATTGTAATGGTTATGTTTGGATCAGAACTAGCATTGTATGTACATGAGAATTTGGTAGAATGGCTTGCAGTAAGGTTCTCACAAGCGCTGTCAGGGAACTCAACAATTGTGGGAGTCCTGTACACTCCTAAATAAGCAGTATATACAACATGTGACATCAAAACATTATAGCATTCTTACTAATCGAGCTATGCCCTGAATTGTAGTGTGTCCAATCATCTGACCGGACAGCTGCACTTTCAACTCAATGTCTGATGTAGCAAGTGTTATTGGTCCCACAGAAATAGAAACATTGAAGTAGCAACAACTTATGTTAGTAACAGGACATTCATTATCAACTGTAACATTGTACCCACTGGATGGTGTATCATCTGGTGTAATGTATTTGTACTTCTTATTGTTTGCAGTCATAACACCATACATTGCTCCAAGGCTGTCAAGGTTATAGTCTCCTTTATAGGTGGCAGTAACAGTCACAGTTTGTCCTTCAACTGCTCTGATGTTTGGAGGAGGAGGGTTTAACAGTGGAGGAAGTTCAGTGGCATTCAGACAA containing:
- the LOC136237770 gene encoding uncharacterized protein, which translates into the protein MKCSDLVLQVHASELLQVALNLQPSDLRSNAYRSLPGILESNSLSLSETTSSGALEQSNSLQNIVEPKGSENDSLKVSREIDTLEIDGSKKPPQVQNESANPPNTVSTPSSIDGRATAQDLEEPGTNADDVVTNGNVTVRAAQPLIKCLSTSKPIDSEREVPISEEPAKTINVSQDTLVAPTTEFDTTNKVLNDVAVKFTTLINLDTLPPYLLKHGLLTNDELFDCQSHNIPSSKRAQKLLQLLKHKGNGVLQKLLCCLNEETAHSGHKDITSKLICAMKLHNLIFVCPVRKQLPKAMLTNQRPDVLDNMFAVITANCPAEKWEELASVLGISDSHH
- the LOC136238716 gene encoding uncharacterized protein; translation: MTRFQNIMIAFNTLLKEGYPKWTKPEPFPDHVKTTGECPTLSNTACSNLTLINVSQSDGTGYYTITAENECGSNNFTVYVLVMNPHPCLNATELPPLLNPPPPNIRAVEGQTVTVTATYKGDYNLDSLGAMYGVMTANNKKYKYITPDDTPSSGYNVTVDNECPVTNISCCYFNVSISVGPITLATSDIELKVQLSGQMIGHTTIQGIARLECTGLPQLLSSLTALVRTLLQAILPNSHVHTMLVLIQT